One genomic region from Streptomyces sp. NBC_00582 encodes:
- a CDS encoding dTDP-4-dehydrorhamnose 3,5-epimerase family protein, with amino-acid sequence MRPLGIEGAWVDTPRVFTDDRGRFHEWFRSETFSEAVGHGFTFEQANCSRSVRGTLRGIHGAAVPPGQAKYVTCVGGAVLDVVVDIRLGSPTFGTWEAVRLDDTTHRCVYLSEGLGHAFMALEDDSTVVYLCSRGYAPEREFGIHPLDPALAIAWPEDLTPVLSGKDAAAPTLAEAERKGLLPSFEECAAYRGSMAGESPR; translated from the coding sequence GTGAGACCACTCGGGATCGAAGGGGCGTGGGTGGACACGCCCCGGGTGTTCACGGACGACCGGGGCCGCTTTCACGAGTGGTTCCGGAGCGAGACCTTCAGTGAGGCGGTCGGGCACGGCTTCACGTTCGAGCAGGCGAACTGCTCCCGTTCGGTGCGCGGCACCCTCCGCGGCATCCACGGTGCGGCGGTGCCGCCGGGCCAGGCGAAGTACGTCACCTGTGTCGGCGGCGCCGTTCTCGACGTCGTGGTCGACATCCGGCTGGGTTCCCCGACCTTCGGGACCTGGGAGGCGGTGCGCCTCGACGACACGACGCATCGCTGCGTCTATCTCTCGGAGGGGCTCGGGCACGCCTTCATGGCGCTGGAGGACGACTCCACCGTCGTCTACCTCTGCTCCCGGGGATATGCGCCGGAACGTGAGTTCGGTATCCATCCGCTCGACCCGGCATTGGCCATCGCCTGGCCCGAGGATCTCACCCCCGTCCTTTCGGGAAAGGACGCCGCGGCGCCCACGCTGGCGGAAGCGGAGCGGAAGGGGCTTCTGCCGTCCTTCGAGGAATGCGCGGCATACCGCGGAAGCATGGCCGGTGAATCACCCCGGTGA
- the hypD gene encoding hydrogenase formation protein HypD, with translation MKYIDEFQDPELARRLLDDIHATVTRPWALMEVCGGQTHSIIRHGIDQLLPDEVELIHGPGCPVCVTPLEVIDKALEIASRPEVIFCSFGDMLRVPGTGRDLFQVRGEGGDVRVVYSPLDALRIARENPDREVVFFGIGFETTAPPNAMTVHQARKQGIRNFSMLVSHVRVPPAIEAIMSSPTCRVQAFLAAGHVCSVMGVGEYPELAERFRVPIVVTGFEPLDILEGVRRTVRQLERGEHTVDNAYARAVRAEGNPAARAMLEDVFEVTDRAWRGIGVIPDSGWRLSAKYRDHDAEHRFSVEDIRTREPAECRSGEVLQGLLKPHECAAFGTLCTPRTPLGATMVSSEGACAAYYLYRRLDLPAGPTAREATPVV, from the coding sequence GTGAAGTACATCGACGAGTTCCAGGACCCCGAGCTGGCGCGCCGGCTCCTGGACGACATCCACGCCACGGTCACCCGGCCCTGGGCGCTGATGGAGGTCTGCGGCGGTCAGACGCACAGCATCATCCGGCACGGCATCGATCAACTCCTGCCCGACGAGGTCGAGTTGATCCACGGACCGGGCTGTCCCGTCTGTGTGACCCCGCTGGAGGTCATCGACAAGGCACTGGAGATCGCCTCCCGGCCGGAGGTGATCTTCTGCTCCTTCGGCGACATGCTGCGCGTGCCGGGCACCGGCCGGGACCTCTTCCAGGTGCGGGGCGAGGGCGGTGACGTACGCGTCGTCTACTCGCCGCTCGACGCCCTGCGGATCGCGCGGGAGAACCCCGACCGCGAGGTGGTGTTCTTCGGCATCGGCTTCGAGACCACCGCCCCGCCCAACGCCATGACGGTCCATCAGGCCCGCAAGCAGGGCATCCGCAACTTCAGCATGCTGGTCTCCCACGTCCGGGTGCCCCCCGCCATCGAGGCGATCATGTCCTCGCCGACCTGCCGGGTGCAGGCCTTCCTCGCGGCCGGACACGTGTGCAGCGTGATGGGCGTGGGGGAGTACCCGGAGCTGGCGGAACGCTTCCGGGTGCCGATCGTCGTGACCGGCTTCGAACCGCTCGACATCCTCGAAGGCGTACGCCGGACCGTACGCCAGCTCGAGAGGGGCGAGCACACCGTCGACAACGCCTACGCCCGGGCCGTCCGCGCGGAGGGCAACCCCGCCGCACGGGCCATGCTGGAGGACGTCTTCGAGGTCACCGACCGCGCCTGGCGGGGCATCGGGGTGATCCCGGACAGCGGCTGGCGGCTGTCCGCGAAGTACCGCGACCACGACGCCGAGCACCGCTTCTCCGTCGAGGACATCCGGACCCGGGAACCGGCCGAGTGCCGCAGCGGCGAGGTGTTGCAGGGCCTGCTCAAGCCGCACGAGTGCGCCGCCTTCGGCACCCTGTGCACCCCCCGCACCCCGCTGGGCGCCACGATGGTCTCCAGCGAGGGCGCCTGCGCGGCGTACTACCTCTACCGGCGGCTGGACCTGCCCGCCGGCCCGACGGCCCGGGAGGCGACCCCCGTTGTCTGA
- the rfbA gene encoding glucose-1-phosphate thymidylyltransferase RfbA, producing the protein MRGILLAGGTGSRLWPLTRSVSKQLLPVFDKPMVYYPLSTLVMAGVREILVITTPEDQGQFRRLLGDGTRLGLRLEYRAQKRPEGIAHAFVLGAEFIDGESVALILGDNIFHGSGLGTRLARHEDQAGGRVFAYQVANPSAYGVVEFDERGRAVSIEEKPARPRSRYAVPGLYFYDHRAVDIARTLRPSARGELEITDLNRAYLEAGELQVTRLDRGTAWLDTGTFTSLVQASEFVRVIEERQGFKVGCVEETVWRAGLIDDDRLRELARPLLKSGYGRYLLGLLEDPREVAVDRGDEDRLRRAGV; encoded by the coding sequence GTGCGTGGAATCCTGTTGGCCGGAGGTACCGGCTCCCGACTCTGGCCGCTGACCCGCTCGGTGTCCAAACAACTGCTGCCGGTCTTCGACAAGCCGATGGTCTATTACCCGCTGTCCACCCTCGTGATGGCCGGCGTCCGGGAGATCCTCGTCATCACCACCCCCGAGGACCAGGGCCAGTTCCGCCGGTTGCTCGGGGACGGAACCCGGCTCGGACTGCGCCTGGAATACCGGGCGCAGAAACGTCCGGAGGGAATCGCCCACGCCTTCGTGCTGGGCGCCGAATTCATCGACGGGGAATCCGTCGCCCTCATCCTGGGCGACAACATCTTCCACGGCAGCGGACTCGGCACCCGGCTCGCCCGCCACGAGGACCAGGCGGGCGGCCGGGTGTTCGCCTACCAGGTGGCCAATCCCTCGGCGTACGGCGTGGTGGAGTTCGACGAACGGGGCCGTGCGGTCTCCATCGAGGAGAAACCGGCCCGGCCCCGGTCCCGCTACGCCGTCCCCGGGCTGTACTTCTACGACCACCGCGCCGTGGACATCGCCCGGACCCTACGGCCCAGCGCCCGGGGCGAGTTGGAGATCACCGACCTCAACCGCGCGTATCTGGAAGCCGGGGAACTCCAGGTCACCCGGCTCGACCGGGGCACCGCCTGGCTGGACACCGGAACCTTCACCTCCCTGGTCCAGGCCTCGGAGTTCGTCCGGGTCATCGAGGAGCGCCAGGGCTTCAAGGTCGGCTGCGTCGAGGAGACGGTCTGGCGGGCCGGCCTGATCGACGACGACCGGCTGCGGGAACTGGCCCGGCCCCTGCTGAAGAGCGGATACGGCCGCTATCTGCTGGGTCTGCTGGAGGACCCCCGGGAGGTCGCCGTGGACCGCGGGGACGAGGACCGACTGAGGAGGGCGGGCGTGTGA
- a CDS encoding glycosyltransferase, whose protein sequence is MTTSTATPRFSVFTPSHRPRFLDECLATLQAQTCPDWEWIVLLNNGARWRPEHPDERIRVVIADEVTGVGAAKRRACELARGEILVELDHDDLLAKACLAELGKAFDAHPEAVFVYSNTAQITEDGGRDETRFDETFGWQYEDVTVDGRRLLQVVSLAPTPHNVAYIWYAPNHVRAFRKESYEKAGGYDASRTVLDDQDLMCRLFHLGDFHHINRCLYLQRVHSANTQCDPEINAHIQRETVTLYDKYIEANALAWTHRRGLLALDLGSAHRKPPGYTGVDRRAGEGVDIVATLPGELDLPDDSVGLVRAVNFLEYVPAKVPLINELYRLLAPGGMLLTMTASSDGRGAYQDPTHVAYYNENSFWYYTDDQYRAFVPDIEARFQSSRLVTYFPSEWHSENDISYVVANLIAMKEGAARCGGKLLV, encoded by the coding sequence ATGACGACGTCGACCGCCACCCCGAGGTTCTCCGTCTTCACCCCGAGCCACCGGCCCCGTTTCCTCGACGAGTGTCTGGCGACACTGCAGGCGCAGACCTGTCCGGACTGGGAGTGGATCGTTCTGCTCAACAACGGCGCCCGGTGGCGGCCGGAGCACCCCGACGAACGCATCCGGGTGGTGATCGCGGACGAGGTCACGGGCGTCGGCGCCGCCAAGCGCAGGGCGTGTGAGCTGGCCCGCGGCGAGATCCTCGTGGAACTGGACCACGACGACCTGCTGGCGAAGGCATGCCTGGCGGAGCTGGGCAAGGCGTTCGACGCGCATCCCGAGGCGGTCTTCGTCTACAGCAACACCGCGCAGATCACCGAGGACGGCGGGCGGGACGAGACCCGCTTCGACGAGACGTTCGGCTGGCAGTACGAGGACGTGACCGTCGACGGCCGCCGGCTGCTCCAGGTCGTGTCCCTGGCGCCGACGCCGCACAACGTCGCGTACATCTGGTACGCGCCGAACCATGTGCGGGCCTTCCGCAAGGAGAGCTACGAGAAGGCGGGCGGGTACGACGCGTCGCGCACGGTGCTGGACGACCAGGACCTGATGTGCCGTCTGTTCCACCTCGGCGACTTCCACCACATCAACCGCTGTCTGTACCTCCAGCGGGTCCACTCCGCGAACACCCAGTGCGATCCGGAGATCAACGCGCACATCCAGCGCGAGACGGTCACCCTGTACGACAAGTACATCGAGGCCAACGCGCTCGCCTGGACGCATCGACGCGGACTGCTCGCCCTGGACCTCGGCTCGGCGCACCGCAAGCCTCCGGGCTACACGGGTGTGGACCGACGGGCCGGCGAGGGCGTCGACATCGTCGCGACGCTGCCCGGGGAACTGGACCTGCCCGACGACTCCGTCGGCCTGGTCCGGGCGGTGAACTTCCTCGAGTACGTCCCCGCGAAGGTGCCGCTGATCAACGAGCTGTACCGGCTGCTGGCACCCGGCGGCATGCTGCTCACGATGACGGCCAGCTCCGACGGCCGCGGCGCATACCAGGATCCGACGCACGTGGCGTACTACAACGAGAACTCGTTCTGGTACTACACGGACGACCAGTACCGTGCCTTCGTCCCCGACATCGAGGCGCGCTTCCAGTCCTCCCGCCTGGTCACCTACTTCCCCAGTGAGTGGCACTCGGAGAACGACATCTCGTACGTCGTCGCCAACCTGATCGCGATGAAGGAGGGCGCCGCGCGCTGCGGGGGGAAACTGCTCGTGTAG
- a CDS encoding long-chain-fatty-acid--CoA ligase, which translates to MANLADFLVDTAARQPARPALRLGERVIAYGELDERSARAAALLRAEGVRPGDRVALMLPNVPEFVVLYYGVLRAGAVVVPMNPLLKARETEYHLTDSGASLLCEWHQAPGEGAQGAAAAGVRHLAVEPAAFAELLTGHEPLPGVAETDDADVAVLLYTSGTTGRPKGATLTHGGLRHNTEVNTVHVQRMTPDDVVVGCLPLFHIFGQICTMSVAVRAGASLTLVPRFEPQAVLDAIARDRATVFEGVPTMYAALLQHPSEADVSTLRMCVSGGASLPVEVLHGFERRFGCAILEGFGMSETSPVVTFNHPDRPRKAGSVGTPIRDVEVRLLDEQGQDVPAGEVGELAVRGPNVMKGYWNRPEETAAAIPDGWLRSGDLARRDEDGYLYIVDRKKDMIIRGGYNVYPREIEEVLHEHPAVALAAVVGVGHAHLGEEIAAAVVLRPGAAATPDELRTFVKDRLAAYKYPREIWLMDKLPTGPSGKILKREITAPAG; encoded by the coding sequence ATGGCCAATCTGGCGGACTTCCTGGTGGACACGGCGGCGCGACAGCCGGCCCGTCCCGCGCTGCGTCTGGGCGAACGGGTCATCGCGTACGGGGAGCTGGACGAGCGCAGCGCCCGCGCCGCCGCGCTGCTGCGGGCCGAGGGGGTGCGGCCGGGCGACCGGGTGGCGCTGATGCTGCCCAACGTCCCCGAGTTCGTCGTCCTCTACTACGGCGTGCTGCGCGCCGGGGCCGTCGTCGTACCGATGAACCCGCTGCTGAAGGCGCGGGAGACGGAGTACCACCTCACCGATTCCGGGGCGAGCCTGCTGTGCGAGTGGCACCAGGCCCCGGGGGAGGGCGCGCAGGGCGCGGCGGCCGCCGGGGTGCGGCACCTCGCGGTGGAGCCCGCCGCCTTCGCCGAACTGCTGACCGGGCACGAGCCGCTGCCGGGGGTGGCGGAGACGGACGACGCGGACGTGGCCGTCCTGCTGTACACGTCCGGCACCACGGGCCGTCCCAAGGGCGCCACGCTCACCCATGGCGGTCTGCGGCACAACACCGAGGTCAACACGGTCCATGTGCAGCGGATGACCCCGGACGACGTGGTGGTGGGCTGTCTGCCGCTGTTCCACATCTTCGGCCAGATCTGCACCATGAGCGTCGCCGTCCGCGCCGGGGCCTCCCTCACGCTGGTCCCCCGCTTCGAGCCGCAGGCCGTGCTGGACGCGATCGCACGTGACCGGGCCACCGTCTTCGAGGGCGTGCCCACCATGTACGCGGCGCTGCTCCAGCACCCCTCGGAGGCGGACGTGTCGACGCTGCGGATGTGCGTCTCCGGCGGCGCCTCGCTGCCGGTGGAGGTCCTGCACGGCTTCGAGCGGCGGTTCGGCTGCGCGATCCTCGAGGGCTTCGGCATGTCCGAGACAAGCCCGGTGGTGACGTTCAACCACCCCGACCGGCCGCGCAAGGCCGGGTCCGTCGGCACCCCGATCCGTGACGTGGAGGTGCGGCTGCTCGACGAGCAGGGGCAGGACGTCCCGGCAGGCGAGGTCGGTGAGCTGGCCGTCCGGGGCCCGAACGTGATGAAGGGCTACTGGAACCGTCCCGAGGAGACGGCGGCGGCCATTCCCGACGGCTGGCTGCGCAGCGGCGATCTGGCCCGGCGGGACGAGGACGGCTACCTGTACATCGTCGACCGCAAGAAGGACATGATCATCCGGGGTGGTTACAACGTCTACCCGCGGGAGATCGAGGAGGTCCTCCACGAACACCCGGCCGTCGCCCTGGCCGCCGTGGTGGGCGTCGGGCACGCCCATCTGGGCGAGGAGATCGCGGCGGCGGTCGTCCTGCGCCCGGGCGCGGCGGCCACCCCGGACGAACTGCGCACGTTCGTCAAGGACCGGCTGGCGGCGTACAAGTACCCTCGCGAGATCTGGCTGATGGACAAGCTCCCCACCGGCCCGAGCGGCAAGATCCTCAAGCGGGAGATCACGGCCCCGGCCGGCTGA
- the hypB gene encoding hydrogenase nickel incorporation protein HypB, which produces MCRVVDLRQAVLAKNDASAHTLRDRLTAGGTTVVNLLSSPGSGKTALLEQELLRARERSVSVAALTADLATENDAARLARSGVPVKQVLTDGLCHLEAGMLAGHLDGWLPDDTRLLFVENVGNLVCPASYDLGETLRVVLASVTEGEDKPLKYPTAFGLAQLVVVTKTDLAEAVEFDELTFRANVERVNPGVEVILTSARRGKGVGALLDRALAAAEGAPVHTPVMARTPHSHSHAHTDSHSHPSTHSDPADALARTHP; this is translated from the coding sequence ATGTGCCGTGTCGTCGACCTGCGGCAGGCCGTGCTCGCGAAGAACGACGCGAGCGCCCACACCCTGCGCGACCGTCTCACCGCCGGTGGCACCACCGTCGTCAACCTGCTCTCCAGCCCCGGCAGCGGCAAGACCGCGCTGCTGGAGCAGGAACTGCTGCGGGCCCGTGAGCGGTCCGTGTCCGTCGCCGCGCTGACCGCCGACCTCGCCACCGAGAACGACGCGGCCCGCCTGGCCCGCTCGGGCGTCCCGGTCAAGCAGGTGCTCACCGACGGACTGTGCCATCTGGAGGCGGGGATGCTCGCCGGGCACCTGGACGGCTGGCTGCCCGACGACACCCGGCTGCTGTTCGTGGAGAACGTCGGCAACCTCGTCTGCCCGGCCTCCTACGACCTGGGGGAGACCCTGCGCGTCGTCCTCGCCTCCGTGACCGAGGGCGAGGACAAGCCGCTGAAGTACCCCACCGCCTTCGGCCTCGCCCAGCTCGTCGTGGTCACCAAGACCGACCTCGCCGAGGCCGTCGAGTTCGACGAGCTCACGTTCCGCGCGAACGTGGAGCGGGTGAACCCGGGCGTCGAGGTGATCCTGACCTCGGCCCGCCGGGGCAAGGGCGTCGGCGCGCTGCTCGACAGGGCGCTGGCGGCCGCGGAGGGGGCGCCGGTCCACACGCCGGTCATGGCCCGCACGCCGCACTCCCACTCCCACGCGCACACCGACTCCCACTCCCACCCGTCCACGCACTCGGACCCGGCCGACGCCCTGGCCCGCACCCACCCGTGA
- the hypF gene encoding carbamoyltransferase HypF yields the protein MSAPPSPSVVTGDRPLRRRVVVRGVVQGVGFRPYVYGLATELALVGHVTNTPEGVVAEVEGSGAAVTRFCERLAVQAPPLAVVESVHHEELPATGGEAFTILASRTDGPARTLVSPDTATCADCLAELADPADRRHRHPFVNCTHCGPRFTIVTGVPYDRAHTTMAGFPMCADCLREYGDPADRRFHAQPVACPACGPTLRLIAPAAVGDPIAGARELLAAGAILAVKGLGGYHLACDATDGTAVALLRRRKARGDKPFAVMARRAADIEHLVRLGPEERRLLEGGVRPVVLLRRRPHPSYAAGGPWPAEAVAPGSPDLGVMLPYTPLHHLLLGLPGDPDGPRLLVMTSGNVSGEPIVTDDTEALERLAHLADGWLTHDRPIHVPCDDSVVRVCDGEPLVIRRSRGYAPLPVTLPLPVRPALAVGGDLKNAFCLGAGRKAWLSAHIGDMDDLRTQGVFEGAVEQLESITGVRPELLAADRHPGYRSTGWADRAAAGRPVARVQHHHAHVAAAMAEHGLDGTRPVIGVAFDGTGHGDDGAVWGGEFLLADYDGFTRFGHLAYVPLPGGDAAVRRPYRMALSHLRSAGLDRSPDLPCTLACPSEELAVLERQLERELNCVPTSSMGRLFDAVSSLAGVCHRAGYEAQAAVELEAAALRAPDGDTTAYDFVLRAPEQGEPGAVRADPAPVVAAVVRDLRAGRPPALVAARFHRGVTGLVRRMCALARERHALDTVALTGGVFANTLLSAACAAALREDGFTVLRHRLVPPNDGGLALGQLMVAARTRNTD from the coding sequence GTGAGCGCTCCACCGTCCCCGTCCGTCGTCACCGGCGACCGGCCGCTGCGCCGCCGGGTAGTCGTCCGGGGAGTGGTGCAGGGCGTGGGCTTCCGGCCCTACGTCTACGGCCTCGCCACCGAACTCGCCCTCGTCGGGCATGTCACCAACACCCCGGAGGGCGTCGTCGCCGAGGTCGAGGGCAGCGGCGCGGCCGTGACCCGGTTCTGCGAACGGCTCGCGGTCCAGGCGCCGCCGCTCGCCGTGGTGGAGTCCGTCCACCACGAGGAGCTGCCCGCCACCGGAGGAGAGGCGTTCACGATCCTCGCCTCCCGCACCGACGGTCCGGCCCGCACCCTGGTCTCCCCGGACACGGCCACCTGCGCCGACTGCCTCGCCGAACTGGCCGACCCCGCCGACCGGCGCCACCGCCACCCCTTCGTCAACTGCACCCACTGCGGCCCGCGGTTCACCATCGTCACCGGCGTCCCCTACGACCGCGCCCACACCACCATGGCCGGCTTCCCGATGTGCGCCGACTGCCTCCGCGAGTACGGCGATCCGGCCGACCGGCGCTTCCACGCGCAGCCCGTCGCCTGCCCGGCCTGCGGGCCCACGCTGCGGCTGATCGCCCCGGCCGCCGTCGGTGATCCGATCGCCGGGGCCCGCGAACTGCTCGCGGCCGGCGCGATCCTGGCCGTGAAGGGCCTCGGCGGCTACCACCTGGCCTGCGACGCGACCGACGGCACGGCCGTGGCGCTGCTGCGGCGGCGCAAGGCCCGAGGTGACAAGCCGTTCGCCGTCATGGCCCGCCGTGCGGCCGACATCGAGCACCTCGTGCGGCTCGGACCCGAGGAAAGGCGCCTGCTCGAAGGCGGCGTCCGGCCCGTCGTCCTGCTGCGGCGACGCCCGCACCCGTCGTACGCGGCCGGGGGGCCGTGGCCCGCCGAGGCCGTCGCGCCGGGCAGCCCCGACCTCGGCGTGATGCTGCCGTACACCCCCCTGCACCATCTGCTGCTCGGCCTGCCCGGGGACCCGGACGGGCCCCGGCTGCTCGTCATGACCAGCGGCAACGTGTCCGGGGAGCCGATCGTCACCGACGACACGGAGGCCCTGGAACGGCTCGCGCACCTGGCCGACGGCTGGCTCACCCACGACCGGCCCATCCATGTGCCCTGCGACGACTCCGTGGTCCGCGTCTGCGACGGCGAGCCGCTGGTGATCCGCCGTTCGCGCGGCTACGCCCCCCTGCCGGTCACCCTGCCCCTGCCCGTCCGGCCGGCCCTCGCCGTCGGCGGGGACCTGAAGAACGCCTTCTGTCTCGGGGCCGGCCGCAAGGCCTGGCTGTCCGCGCACATCGGCGACATGGACGACCTGCGCACCCAGGGCGTGTTCGAGGGCGCGGTGGAGCAGTTGGAGTCGATCACCGGTGTCCGGCCCGAGCTCCTGGCCGCCGACCGGCACCCCGGCTACCGCTCCACCGGGTGGGCCGACCGCGCCGCGGCCGGGCGGCCCGTGGCGCGGGTGCAGCACCATCACGCGCATGTCGCCGCCGCGATGGCCGAGCACGGGCTCGACGGCACCCGCCCGGTGATCGGCGTCGCCTTCGACGGCACCGGCCACGGCGACGACGGGGCGGTGTGGGGCGGGGAGTTCCTGCTCGCGGACTACGACGGCTTCACCCGGTTCGGACACCTCGCATACGTCCCTCTGCCCGGCGGCGACGCCGCGGTGCGCCGCCCGTACCGCATGGCGCTGTCCCATCTGCGGTCCGCGGGCCTCGACCGATCGCCCGACCTGCCCTGCACACTGGCCTGCCCTTCCGAGGAACTCGCCGTACTGGAAAGGCAGTTGGAGCGCGAGCTGAACTGCGTGCCCACCTCCAGCATGGGCCGGCTCTTCGACGCCGTGTCCTCGCTCGCCGGTGTGTGCCATCGGGCCGGGTACGAGGCACAGGCCGCCGTCGAGCTGGAGGCGGCCGCCCTGCGCGCGCCCGACGGCGACACCACCGCGTACGACTTCGTCCTGCGCGCGCCGGAGCAGGGCGAGCCGGGTGCCGTACGGGCCGATCCGGCCCCCGTGGTCGCGGCCGTCGTCCGCGACCTGCGCGCCGGCCGTCCGCCGGCCCTGGTCGCGGCACGCTTCCACCGGGGCGTGACGGGGCTGGTGCGGCGGATGTGCGCGCTGGCCCGGGAGCGGCACGCGCTGGACACGGTCGCCCTGACGGGAGGCGTCTTCGCGAACACCCTGCTCTCGGCGGCGTGTGCCGCAGCCCTGCGCGAGGACGGCTTCACGGTCCTGCGGCACCGCCTGGTGCCGCCCAACGACGGCGGTCTGGCGCTGGGTCAGCTCATGGTGGCCGCGCGGACGAGGAACACCGACTGA
- the hypE gene encoding hydrogenase expression/formation protein HypE → MSDTTALPALDVEGWTCPAPLRERPRVVMGHGGGGVLSAELVQQIFAPAFGGETLAQLGDSAVVSLGGARLAFSTDSYVVRPLFFPGGSIGDLAVNGTVNDLAMSGARAAYLSCGFILEEGVELDTVTRVAQAMGAAARTAGVEVVTGDTKVVEAGHGDGIFVNTAGIGVVPAGVDLRPQRVVPSDVVIVSGAVGVHGVAIMSVREGLEFGVEIASDCAPLGGLVEAMLAVTPDLHVLRDPTRGGLAAALNEIAGASGTGVVLQERAVPVPPAVANACAILGLDPLYIANEGKLVAFVPREHADAVLAAMRAHPLGADAVIIGEAVEAHPGMVVARTGLGGTRVVDLPIGEQLPRIC, encoded by the coding sequence TTGTCTGACACGACCGCTCTCCCCGCCCTCGACGTCGAGGGGTGGACCTGCCCGGCGCCCCTGCGCGAGCGGCCCCGGGTCGTCATGGGCCACGGCGGCGGTGGCGTCCTCTCCGCCGAACTGGTCCAGCAGATCTTCGCCCCGGCCTTCGGCGGCGAGACGCTCGCCCAGCTCGGCGACTCCGCCGTGGTCTCCCTCGGTGGCGCCCGGCTGGCCTTCTCCACCGACTCCTACGTGGTCCGCCCGCTGTTCTTCCCCGGCGGCAGCATCGGCGACCTGGCGGTCAACGGGACCGTCAACGACCTCGCCATGAGCGGCGCCCGCGCCGCCTACCTCTCCTGCGGCTTCATCCTGGAGGAGGGCGTCGAACTGGACACGGTCACCCGGGTCGCACAGGCGATGGGCGCGGCCGCGCGCACCGCCGGGGTCGAGGTGGTCACCGGGGACACCAAGGTGGTGGAGGCCGGCCACGGCGACGGGATCTTCGTCAACACGGCAGGCATCGGGGTCGTCCCGGCGGGTGTCGACCTGCGTCCGCAGCGGGTCGTCCCCTCGGACGTGGTGATCGTCAGCGGTGCCGTCGGCGTCCACGGCGTGGCGATCATGAGCGTCCGGGAGGGCCTGGAGTTCGGGGTGGAGATCGCCAGCGACTGCGCACCGCTCGGCGGTCTGGTCGAGGCGATGCTCGCGGTCACCCCCGACCTGCACGTGCTGCGCGACCCCACCCGGGGCGGCCTGGCCGCCGCGCTCAACGAGATCGCCGGCGCCTCCGGCACGGGGGTCGTCCTCCAGGAGCGGGCCGTCCCGGTCCCACCGGCCGTGGCCAACGCCTGCGCCATCCTCGGCCTCGACCCCCTGTACATCGCCAACGAGGGCAAGCTGGTCGCGTTCGTCCCGCGCGAGCACGCCGACGCCGTCCTCGCCGCGATGCGGGCCCATCCGCTCGGTGCGGACGCCGTGATCATCGGTGAGGCCGTCGAGGCGCACCCCGGCATGGTCGTGGCGCGCACCGGGCTGGGCGGCACCCGCGTGGTGGATCTGCCGATCGGGGAGCAGCTGCCGCGCATCTGCTGA
- a CDS encoding HypC/HybG/HupF family hydrogenase formation chaperone, whose protein sequence is MCLAVPGRVLDIEERDGTRMATVDFGGVVKEVCLEYLPDLQVGEYAIVHVGFALQRLDEESAKQTLELFAELGMLQEEFGDAWEMAAAEAGRDVVGEAGK, encoded by the coding sequence ATGTGCCTGGCGGTACCCGGCAGAGTGCTCGACATCGAGGAACGCGACGGCACCCGGATGGCCACCGTCGACTTCGGCGGGGTGGTCAAGGAGGTGTGCCTGGAGTACCTGCCCGACCTCCAGGTCGGCGAGTACGCCATCGTCCACGTCGGGTTCGCCCTGCAACGGCTCGACGAGGAGTCGGCGAAGCAGACGCTCGAACTCTTCGCCGAACTCGGCATGTTGCAGGAGGAGTTCGGCGACGCCTGGGAGATGGCGGCGGCCGAGGCGGGCCGGGACGTGGTGGGGGAGGCGGGGAAGTGA